In Nonomuraea sp. NBC_00507, the following are encoded in one genomic region:
- a CDS encoding RNA 2'-phosphotransferase, with protein MDERRVIRVSKYLARHLRHDPQRIGITLDANGWVPVEELLRAAAEHGFPITAAELAQVVESNDKRRYALEDGRIRASQGHSVPVDLDLPAVEPPEVLYHGTVARFVGAIKNQGLRPMSRHHVHLSHDRETATRVGARRGVPVVLVVRAREMHADGHVFRRSANGVWLVDHVPPGYLRFPS; from the coding sequence ATGGATGAGCGGCGTGTGATACGCGTTTCGAAATATCTGGCCCGGCATCTGCGGCACGATCCGCAGCGCATCGGCATCACGCTCGACGCCAACGGCTGGGTGCCGGTCGAGGAGTTGCTGCGGGCCGCCGCCGAGCACGGGTTCCCGATCACGGCGGCTGAGTTGGCGCAGGTCGTCGAGTCCAACGACAAACGGCGCTACGCGCTCGAGGACGGCAGGATCCGGGCCAGTCAGGGGCATTCCGTGCCGGTGGATCTCGACCTGCCCGCCGTCGAGCCCCCCGAGGTGCTCTATCACGGGACCGTGGCGCGGTTCGTGGGGGCGATCAAGAACCAGGGGCTGCGGCCGATGAGCCGCCATCACGTGCACCTGTCACACGACCGGGAGACGGCGACGCGGGTGGGAGCGCGGCGGGGCGTCCCGGTCGTGCTGGTGGTGAGGGCCCGCGAGATGCACGCGGACGGCCACGTGTTCCGGCGCAGCGCGAACGGGGTGTGGCTGGTCGATCACGTGCCGCCCGGCTACCTGCGCTTCCCGTCGTGA
- a CDS encoding Na(+)/H(+) antiporter subunit C, with product MTVSLLPLAACCAMLAAGVTLLLERSLVRVLAGVIMLGNGVNLLIVTAGGDAGGPPFTGTQGMADPLPQAMVLTAIVITLGMTAFLLALVHRSWQLTGSDEVQDDTEDRRVRLRARRGELSDAVRRRQDAYRRLVAEQRAELAHLEAEQAERERLEEADLERRISRVHLELERWMREHRQLGVSEEEIQDHLEAAGQREEAVVTDNVLRIEELREEHARRREAQAARERELRRRLRARQREALRQMRAAIRDERTRQALAQDPELEGEDS from the coding sequence GTGACCGTGTCGCTGCTGCCCCTGGCGGCGTGCTGCGCGATGCTCGCGGCCGGGGTGACGCTGCTGCTCGAACGCAGCCTGGTACGGGTCCTGGCGGGCGTGATCATGCTGGGCAACGGGGTGAACCTGCTGATCGTGACCGCGGGCGGCGACGCCGGCGGCCCGCCCTTCACCGGGACCCAGGGCATGGCCGACCCGCTGCCGCAGGCCATGGTGCTGACCGCCATCGTGATCACCCTGGGCATGACGGCGTTCCTGCTGGCCCTGGTGCACCGCTCGTGGCAGCTCACCGGCAGCGACGAGGTCCAGGACGACACCGAGGACCGGCGGGTGCGGCTGCGGGCCCGGCGCGGCGAGCTGAGCGACGCCGTGCGCCGCCGCCAGGACGCCTACCGCCGGCTGGTCGCCGAGCAGCGGGCCGAGCTGGCGCACCTGGAGGCCGAGCAGGCCGAGCGGGAGCGCCTGGAGGAGGCCGACCTGGAGCGGCGGATCTCCCGCGTGCACTTGGAACTGGAGCGCTGGATGCGCGAGCACCGGCAGCTCGGGGTGTCGGAGGAGGAGATCCAGGATCACCTGGAGGCGGCCGGGCAGCGCGAGGAGGCCGTCGTCACGGACAACGTGCTGCGCATTGAGGAGCTGCGGGAGGAGCACGCGCGCCGGCGCGAGGCGCAGGCGGCCAGGGAGCGGGAGCTGCGCCGCAGGCTCAGGGCGCGCCAGCGGGAGGCGCTGCGGCAGATGCGGGCGGCCATCAGGGACGAGCGGACGCGCCAGGCCCTGGCACAGGACCCGGAGCTGGAGGGCGAGGACTCGTGA
- a CDS encoding Na+/H+ antiporter subunit A: MEPLESLLILHAGAAICAPWLARRMGRGSLALLALAPAAAFGYTLWLVPGAASGHTPSGPQESRGTSWAMGMELSFRFDALAVLMMTLVTGVGMLVLVYSARYFPEGDDGLGRYGAAMVAFAGSMLGLVTADNLLLLYVFWELTTVFSYLLIGYDPESRMSRQAAMKALIVTTFGGLAMLGGLVLTGQAAGTYRISALTPGDLGAVAAVLILTGALAKSAIFPFSMWLPAAMAAPTPVSAYLHAAAMVKAGVYLVARLAPVAGDVPLWRAVAVPLGVLTMLLGGWRALRETDLKRLLAYGTVSQLGFLIVLFGSGAALAGAAMMAAHGLFKAALFLVVGIVDHAAGSRETGELSGVGRAMPWVCAVAMLAGASMAGLPPLAGFAGKEAALEALLHDPIVLAGVVAGSALTAAYTLRFLWGAFAAKPGVAERPVHPVPAAMFAPTALPAVLGLVLAPLAARFGTWYGGGHLALWSAHATPLLLSAAALAAGVALFLAREPVARAGAALHVYDTGQLFWALIRRLDRFALQLTGLIQRGSVPDYLMLTLLAMVGVGVFSLLHGGVLRVDVPVTGWQRPEQPIVAVLTIAAAVLALFARAYVFLAVIVGFTGYGTALLFLAHGSPDLALTQFLAETVALVLFALVLRRLPIEPVKGRLPMPLRAAIGLAVGVMATGAAVLAMDARGTEPVGALMEAAAEQAGMRNIVGALIVDIRAWDTLGESTVLVVLTLGLTSMVFLRRRSYRIEPGEHPPAERTHWLAATLPPGQRVIAFEVTARLTFHTVLVLSVYLLFIGHSAVGGGFAGGIVAGLAIMVRYLAGGRNELATAVPVHAGVLMGVGLTLSAGTALAGLLFGSAALDMLAADVSVPLIGHVHVSTGLLFDLGVYVSVIGMVQDILRGLGAELDRQIDAGENT; encoded by the coding sequence ATGGAGCCGCTGGAGTCGCTGCTCATCCTGCATGCGGGGGCGGCCATCTGCGCTCCCTGGCTGGCCCGCCGCATGGGCCGCGGCTCCTTGGCCCTGCTGGCGCTCGCTCCGGCGGCCGCCTTCGGCTACACCCTGTGGCTCGTCCCCGGGGCCGCCTCCGGCCACACCCCGAGCGGGCCGCAGGAGAGCCGGGGCACGAGCTGGGCGATGGGCATGGAGCTGTCGTTCCGGTTCGACGCGCTGGCGGTGCTGATGATGACGCTCGTCACCGGCGTCGGGATGCTGGTGCTGGTCTACAGCGCGCGCTACTTCCCCGAGGGCGACGACGGGCTCGGGCGCTACGGCGCCGCCATGGTGGCCTTCGCCGGATCGATGCTGGGGCTGGTGACGGCCGACAACCTGCTCCTCCTGTACGTGTTCTGGGAGCTGACCACCGTCTTCTCCTACCTGCTGATCGGGTACGACCCGGAGAGCCGGATGAGCCGCCAGGCGGCGATGAAGGCGCTGATCGTCACCACGTTCGGCGGCCTGGCCATGCTGGGCGGGCTCGTGCTCACCGGCCAGGCGGCGGGCACGTACCGGATCTCCGCGCTCACCCCGGGAGACCTCGGCGCGGTCGCCGCCGTGCTGATCCTGACGGGGGCGCTGGCGAAGTCGGCGATCTTCCCCTTCAGCATGTGGCTGCCGGCCGCCATGGCCGCGCCCACCCCCGTGTCGGCGTACCTGCACGCGGCCGCCATGGTGAAGGCAGGCGTCTACCTGGTGGCCAGGCTGGCCCCGGTGGCCGGCGACGTGCCGCTGTGGCGGGCGGTGGCGGTGCCGCTCGGCGTGCTCACGATGCTGCTGGGCGGCTGGCGGGCGCTGCGCGAGACGGATCTCAAACGGCTGCTGGCCTACGGCACGGTCAGCCAGCTGGGCTTTCTCATCGTGCTCTTCGGCTCGGGGGCCGCGCTGGCAGGGGCGGCCATGATGGCGGCGCACGGGCTGTTCAAGGCGGCGTTGTTCCTGGTGGTGGGCATCGTCGATCATGCCGCGGGCAGCCGGGAGACAGGCGAGCTCAGCGGGGTGGGGCGGGCGATGCCGTGGGTGTGCGCGGTGGCGATGCTGGCGGGGGCGTCCATGGCCGGGCTGCCGCCGCTGGCCGGTTTCGCCGGCAAGGAGGCCGCCCTGGAGGCGCTGCTGCACGACCCGATCGTGCTGGCGGGCGTGGTGGCGGGGTCGGCGTTGACGGCGGCGTACACGCTGCGCTTCCTGTGGGGGGCGTTCGCCGCCAAGCCGGGCGTGGCCGAGCGGCCGGTGCACCCGGTGCCCGCGGCCATGTTCGCGCCCACGGCGTTGCCGGCGGTGCTGGGCCTGGTGCTGGCGCCGCTGGCCGCCCGGTTCGGCACCTGGTACGGCGGCGGCCACCTGGCGCTGTGGAGCGCGCACGCGACACCTCTGCTGCTGTCGGCGGCGGCGCTGGCCGCTGGCGTGGCGCTGTTCCTGGCCAGGGAGCCGGTGGCCAGGGCGGGCGCGGCGCTGCACGTGTACGACACCGGTCAGCTGTTCTGGGCGCTCATCCGCCGCCTGGACCGCTTCGCCCTCCAGCTCACCGGCCTCATCCAGCGCGGCTCCGTGCCCGACTACCTGATGCTGACGCTGCTGGCCATGGTCGGCGTCGGCGTGTTCTCCCTCCTGCACGGCGGCGTGCTGCGCGTGGACGTGCCGGTCACCGGCTGGCAGCGGCCCGAGCAGCCGATCGTGGCCGTCCTGACGATCGCGGCGGCGGTGCTGGCGCTGTTCGCCCGCGCGTACGTCTTCCTGGCCGTCATCGTGGGCTTCACCGGATACGGCACGGCGCTGCTGTTCCTCGCGCACGGCTCGCCCGACCTGGCGCTCACCCAGTTCCTGGCCGAGACGGTCGCCCTGGTCCTGTTCGCGCTGGTGTTGCGGCGGCTGCCGATCGAGCCGGTCAAGGGCAGGCTGCCGATGCCGCTGCGCGCGGCGATCGGACTGGCCGTGGGCGTGATGGCCACGGGCGCCGCCGTGCTGGCGATGGACGCGCGCGGCACGGAGCCGGTCGGCGCGCTGATGGAGGCGGCGGCGGAGCAGGCGGGCATGCGCAACATCGTCGGCGCGCTGATCGTCGACATCCGCGCCTGGGACACCCTGGGCGAGAGCACGGTGCTGGTCGTGCTGACCCTGGGCCTGACCAGCATGGTGTTCCTGCGGCGCAGGTCGTACCGCATCGAGCCGGGCGAGCACCCGCCCGCCGAGCGCACGCACTGGCTGGCGGCCACGCTGCCGCCGGGACAGCGGGTGATCGCGTTCGAGGTGACGGCCCGGCTGACGTTCCACACGGTGCTGGTGTTGTCGGTGTACCTGCTGTTCATCGGGCACAGCGCGGTGGGCGGCGGGTTCGCGGGCGGCATCGTGGCCGGGCTGGCGATCATGGTGCGGTACCTGGCGGGCGGCCGCAACGAGCTGGCCACGGCGGTGCCGGTGCACGCGGGCGTGCTGATGGGGGTGGGGTTGACGCTGTCGGCGGGGACGGCGCTGGCCGGCCTGCTGTTCGGCTCGGCGGCTCTGGACATGCTCGCCGCCGACGTGAGCGTGCCGCTGATCGGGCACGTGCACGTGTCGACGGGCCTGCTGTTCGACCTCGGCGTGTACGTGTCGGTGATCGGCATGGTGCAGGACATCCTGCGCGGCCTGGGCGCCGAGCTGGACCGGCAGATCGACGCCGGGGAGAACACGTGA
- a CDS encoding Na+/H+ antiporter subunit D, whose amino-acid sequence MTAHTIESLVCVPVVLPLLAAGVKLAIGGRLRHLQSLISIVTLGVSLAVSALLLVTVDAGGPLVTELGGWPSPVGICLVADRLSTLLLVVSSAVTLCVMVYSVANAYDVQEHDAPMAIFHPAFLVMVAGVADAFLSGDLFNLFVAYELLLSGSYVLLTFGGTESRIRAGATYTLMALASSMVFLMALAITYAATGTLSMAQLALRFTMLPEQVKLLVELMLLLVFAIKAAMFPISAWLPDSYPTAPAPATAVFAGLLTKVGVYSLIRLEALLFPGGPVSVLLMWVALATMLTGVLGAVAQTDIKRMLSFTLVSHIGYMVFGVALATVAGMAGAIFYVVHHITVQTGLFLVTGLIERRTGTTSVTGLGGLMKTAPLIAVLFFVPAMNLSGIPPMSGFLGKLMLVQAGLADGGALARVLVTAGLLTSLLTLYAVAKTWGKAFWRAPREARTGTVVESEEYTGQEPTVTTTTLPVALSGPVAALVALGLSYTVLAGPLSALAQRAAGELLARGPYIEAVLGRDR is encoded by the coding sequence GTGACAGCGCACACGATCGAGAGCCTCGTCTGCGTGCCCGTGGTGCTGCCGCTGCTGGCGGCCGGGGTGAAGCTGGCGATCGGCGGGCGGCTGCGGCACCTGCAGTCGCTCATCAGCATCGTCACGCTCGGCGTGTCGCTCGCCGTGTCGGCGCTGCTGCTCGTGACGGTGGACGCGGGCGGCCCGCTGGTCACCGAGCTGGGCGGCTGGCCGTCGCCGGTCGGGATCTGCCTGGTCGCCGACCGGCTGTCGACGCTGCTGCTGGTGGTGTCGTCGGCCGTGACGCTGTGCGTGATGGTGTACTCGGTGGCCAACGCCTACGACGTGCAGGAGCACGACGCACCGATGGCGATCTTCCATCCGGCGTTCCTGGTGATGGTGGCGGGGGTGGCCGACGCGTTCCTGTCGGGGGACCTGTTCAACCTGTTCGTGGCCTACGAGCTGCTGCTGAGCGGCTCGTACGTGCTGCTCACGTTCGGTGGCACCGAGTCCAGGATCCGGGCGGGCGCCACGTACACGCTGATGGCGCTGGCCTCGTCGATGGTGTTCCTCATGGCGCTGGCGATCACGTACGCGGCCACGGGGACGCTGTCGATGGCGCAGCTCGCGCTGCGGTTCACCATGCTGCCCGAGCAGGTGAAGCTGCTGGTCGAGCTCATGCTGCTGCTGGTGTTCGCGATCAAGGCGGCGATGTTCCCCATCTCGGCGTGGCTGCCGGACTCCTACCCGACCGCGCCCGCCCCGGCCACGGCCGTGTTCGCCGGGCTGCTCACCAAGGTCGGCGTGTACTCGCTCATCAGGCTGGAGGCGCTGCTGTTCCCCGGCGGGCCGGTCTCGGTGCTGCTGATGTGGGTGGCGCTGGCCACGATGCTGACGGGGGTGCTCGGCGCGGTGGCCCAGACCGACATCAAACGGATGTTGTCCTTCACCCTGGTCAGCCACATCGGGTACATGGTGTTCGGGGTGGCGCTGGCCACGGTGGCGGGCATGGCCGGCGCGATCTTCTACGTGGTGCACCACATCACCGTCCAGACCGGGTTGTTCCTGGTGACCGGGCTGATCGAGCGGCGTACCGGCACGACGTCCGTGACCGGGCTCGGCGGCCTGATGAAGACGGCGCCGCTGATCGCCGTGTTGTTCTTCGTGCCCGCCATGAACCTGTCCGGCATCCCTCCGATGTCAGGCTTCCTGGGCAAGCTCATGCTGGTGCAGGCCGGCCTGGCCGACGGCGGGGCGCTGGCCCGCGTGCTGGTGACCGCGGGGCTGCTGACGAGCCTGCTCACCCTGTACGCGGTCGCCAAGACCTGGGGCAAGGCGTTCTGGCGCGCCCCGCGGGAGGCCAGGACGGGCACCGTGGTGGAGAGCGAGGAATACACCGGCCAGGAGCCGACGGTGACCACGACGACGCTGCCCGTGGCGCTGTCCGGGCCGGTGGCGGCGCTGGTGGCGCTCGGGCTGTCGTACACGGTGCTGGCCGGGCCGCTGTCGGCGCTGGCGCAGCGGGCGGCGGGGGAGCTGCTGGCGCGCGGCCCGTACATCGAGGCCGTGCTGGGGAGGGACCGGTGA
- a CDS encoding xanthine dehydrogenase family protein molybdopterin-binding subunit: MNRVEGRVKVTGLATYAAEYPVEGVTYAYPVQSRIAKGRITHVDASRALAMPGVLGVLSVEEPPELAEDADAELALFQSRDVAYRGQLIAAAIADTYENARAAADAVRVAYEPADHDVGLRTDHPGLYRPEVVNPDYPADTEQGDLEAGLAEAATTVDVTYTTPVLHNNPMEPHAALALWAGDGRLLVYDSAQGASIDRDIIAKTLGLPPNRVRVVSRHVGGGFGSKGTTRPHAVLAALAARAVGRPVKVALTRQQMFDVTGYRTPTIQRLRLGVDADGRLTALEHIAYEQSSTLVEFAEQTATPARVMYAAPALRTAHRLVRLDVATPSWMRAPGECPGMYALESAMDELAYAAGLDPVELRIRNDPQTEPDSGLPFSSRNLVACLREGAHRFGWDRRDPAPGVRREGEWLVGTGVAASTYPAKRMPSQALATMQDGDFLIQVAATDIGTGARTALTRIAAETLGVAPDRVHVELGDSDLPAAPVAGGSMGTASWGSAIVRACEELMKNGKEGRADTTGEVAADTRLARHAFGAQFAEVRVSAVTGEVRVSRLLGVFAAGHIVDAELARSQFIGGMTMGLGMALMEETQTDEEFGGFLRRDLAQYHVPACADVESIEAVWLEEQDERLNPMGSKGIGEIGIVGTAAAIGNAVHHATGHRVRDLPITPAKILMPRF; the protein is encoded by the coding sequence GTGAACCGCGTCGAGGGCCGCGTCAAGGTCACCGGGCTGGCCACGTACGCCGCCGAATACCCGGTCGAGGGCGTCACCTACGCCTATCCCGTGCAGTCGCGCATCGCCAAGGGCCGCATCACCCACGTGGACGCGAGCCGGGCCCTCGCCATGCCCGGCGTGCTGGGCGTGCTGTCCGTCGAGGAGCCGCCCGAGCTGGCCGAGGACGCCGACGCCGAGCTGGCCCTGTTCCAGAGCCGCGACGTCGCCTACCGCGGCCAGCTGATCGCCGCCGCGATCGCCGACACCTACGAGAACGCCCGCGCCGCCGCCGACGCCGTCCGCGTCGCCTACGAGCCCGCCGACCACGACGTCGGCCTGCGCACCGACCACCCGGGCCTCTACCGGCCGGAGGTCGTCAACCCGGACTACCCCGCCGACACCGAGCAGGGCGACCTCGAGGCGGGCCTGGCCGAGGCCGCGACCACGGTCGACGTGACGTACACGACCCCGGTCCTGCACAACAACCCGATGGAGCCGCACGCCGCCCTCGCCCTATGGGCCGGCGACGGCAGGCTGCTGGTCTACGACTCGGCGCAGGGCGCCTCCATCGACCGCGACATCATCGCCAAGACGCTCGGCCTGCCGCCGAACCGCGTCCGCGTCGTCTCCAGGCACGTCGGCGGCGGCTTCGGCAGCAAGGGCACCACCCGGCCGCACGCCGTGCTCGCCGCCCTGGCCGCCAGGGCCGTGGGCCGGCCGGTCAAGGTCGCGCTGACCAGGCAGCAGATGTTCGACGTCACCGGCTACCGCACCCCCACGATCCAGCGGCTGCGACTGGGCGTGGACGCCGACGGGCGGCTGACGGCGCTGGAGCACATCGCGTACGAGCAGAGCTCCACGCTCGTGGAGTTCGCCGAGCAGACCGCGACCCCCGCCCGCGTCATGTACGCCGCCCCCGCGCTGCGGACCGCGCACCGGCTGGTCCGGCTGGACGTGGCCACCCCGTCGTGGATGCGCGCCCCCGGCGAGTGCCCCGGCATGTACGCGCTCGAATCCGCCATGGACGAGCTGGCCTACGCCGCCGGCCTCGACCCCGTCGAGCTGCGCATCCGCAACGACCCGCAGACCGAGCCGGACAGCGGCCTGCCCTTCAGCTCCCGCAACCTGGTCGCCTGCCTGCGCGAGGGCGCCCACCGCTTCGGCTGGGACCGGCGTGACCCGGCTCCGGGTGTCCGGCGGGAAGGAGAGTGGCTGGTCGGGACCGGCGTGGCCGCCTCCACCTACCCGGCCAAGCGCATGCCGTCGCAGGCCCTGGCCACGATGCAGGACGGCGACTTCCTCATTCAGGTGGCCGCCACCGACATCGGCACCGGCGCGCGTACCGCGCTGACCAGGATCGCGGCCGAGACGCTGGGCGTCGCCCCCGATCGGGTGCACGTGGAGCTGGGCGACAGCGACCTGCCGGCGGCGCCGGTCGCCGGCGGCTCGATGGGCACGGCCTCGTGGGGGTCGGCCATCGTGCGCGCCTGCGAGGAGCTGATGAAGAACGGCAAGGAGGGCCGCGCCGACACCACCGGCGAGGTCGCCGCTGACACGCGGCTGGCCAGGCACGCCTTCGGCGCCCAGTTCGCCGAGGTCCGGGTCAGCGCGGTGACCGGTGAGGTGCGCGTGTCACGCCTGCTCGGCGTGTTCGCCGCCGGGCACATCGTGGACGCCGAGCTGGCGAGGTCGCAGTTCATCGGCGGCATGACGATGGGCCTGGGCATGGCGCTGATGGAGGAGACGCAGACCGACGAGGAGTTCGGCGGCTTCCTGCGGCGCGACCTGGCGCAGTACCACGTGCCCGCCTGCGCCGACGTCGAGAGCATCGAGGCGGTCTGGCTGGAGGAGCAGGACGAGCGGCTCAACCCGATGGGGAGCAAGGGCATCGGCGAGATCGGCATCGTCGGCACCGCGGCCGCCATCGGCAACGCCGTTCACCACGCCACCGGCCACCGCGTCCGCGACCTCCCCATCACCCCGGCAAAGATTCTCATGCCACGGTTTTGA
- a CDS encoding monovalent cation/H+ antiporter complex subunit F: MMPVYVVTLVLLGCAAALTLYRAARGPSMLDRAVALDTMTALAMCGVGAFAVATDDYADLPILLVLSLLGFVGSVSLARFFAGKSR; this comes from the coding sequence ATGATGCCGGTGTACGTGGTGACGCTCGTCCTGCTCGGATGCGCGGCGGCGCTCACGCTCTACCGGGCGGCGCGCGGCCCGTCGATGCTGGACCGGGCGGTGGCGCTCGACACGATGACGGCACTGGCGATGTGCGGGGTCGGGGCGTTCGCCGTGGCCACGGACGACTATGCGGACCTGCCGATCCTGCTGGTGCTGTCGCTGCTGGGGTTCGTCGGGTCGGTGTCGCTGGCCAGGTTCTTCGCGGGGAAGTCGCGGTGA
- a CDS encoding Na+/H+ antiporter subunit E — protein MKARLALIAWLVLVWMTLWGDVSAGNALGGVAVALVVTWLLPLPMLDPGIRIRPVALARFLVWFGWDMVVSTARVVMWVFRPGPPPTLLVRVRLRTSSDAMITMIMAALANVPGSLVVEAYVAERCLMVHVLGLPGDAAEAVRAEVAALESRIVAAFGTSRDREELG, from the coding sequence GTGAAGGCGCGGCTGGCGCTGATCGCCTGGCTGGTGCTGGTGTGGATGACCCTGTGGGGCGACGTGTCGGCCGGGAACGCGCTGGGCGGGGTGGCGGTCGCGCTCGTGGTGACGTGGCTGCTGCCGCTGCCCATGCTCGACCCGGGCATCAGGATCCGCCCGGTGGCGCTGGCGCGCTTCCTGGTGTGGTTCGGCTGGGACATGGTCGTCTCGACCGCGCGGGTGGTGATGTGGGTGTTCCGGCCGGGGCCGCCGCCGACCCTGTTGGTCCGCGTGCGGCTGCGCACGTCGTCGGACGCCATGATCACGATGATCATGGCGGCGCTGGCGAACGTGCCCGGCAGCCTCGTCGTGGAGGCGTACGTCGCGGAGCGGTGCCTGATGGTGCACGTGCTCGGCCTGCCCGGCGACGCCGCCGAGGCCGTCCGGGCCGAGGTGGCCGCGCTGGAGTCGCGCATCGTGGCGGCGTTCGGCACCTCGCGGGATCGGGAGGAACTGGGATGA
- a CDS encoding alpha/beta hydrolase, with product MIRLPATGKKIGSIVLNFGGPGDSGVDHLKIDKSAVSAAVRQRFDVVSFDPRGVGRSSPVRCLPPLAMDAYHAADGTPDTKAEIKQVKQWQQAFAKGCEVNSGKQLLKHVGTGEAARDMDVMRAALGEKRLTYFGWSYGTYLGTRYADLFPTRIRAMVLDGAEDPSQTGEEFGRSQAAGFQVAVVSFLRDCFKAKDCPFTKHTVAAAEKRLLALFKRADRAPLRNTYDGRQVTESLVSTAVLRAMYSKAYWPFLRQALGAAFKGDGTLLLRLADSYTGRLPNGTYSNLLEANRAIMCVDHPESACPYWPVKGTRFTRKVRAKGSPPIVVVGTTRDPATPYQLAKRLAAQLDHGVLLTNDADGHLAYQGGTSCLERQIDHYLITTRAPRPGACAAAAQT from the coding sequence ATGATCCGGCTCCCGGCGACCGGGAAAAAGATCGGTTCGATCGTGCTGAACTTCGGCGGTCCCGGCGACTCGGGGGTCGACCATCTCAAAATCGACAAATCGGCGGTGTCGGCGGCCGTCCGGCAACGTTTCGACGTGGTCAGCTTCGATCCGCGCGGCGTCGGCCGGTCCTCGCCCGTGCGCTGCCTGCCGCCGCTCGCCATGGACGCCTATCACGCCGCCGACGGAACCCCTGACACCAAGGCGGAGATCAAGCAGGTCAAGCAGTGGCAGCAGGCGTTCGCCAAGGGCTGCGAGGTCAACTCGGGCAAGCAACTGCTCAAGCACGTGGGCACCGGCGAGGCGGCGCGCGACATGGACGTCATGCGTGCCGCGCTGGGTGAGAAGCGACTGACGTACTTCGGCTGGTCGTACGGCACCTACCTCGGCACCAGATACGCCGACCTGTTCCCGACCCGGATCCGCGCCATGGTGCTCGACGGCGCCGAGGACCCGAGCCAGACCGGTGAGGAGTTCGGCCGGTCGCAGGCCGCCGGCTTCCAGGTGGCGGTGGTGTCGTTCCTGCGCGACTGCTTCAAGGCCAAGGACTGCCCGTTCACGAAGCATACGGTCGCCGCGGCGGAAAAGCGGCTGCTGGCGCTGTTCAAGCGGGCCGACCGGGCGCCGCTGCGCAACACCTACGACGGCAGGCAGGTCACCGAGTCCCTGGTCAGCACTGCCGTGCTGCGGGCGATGTACTCGAAGGCCTACTGGCCGTTCCTGCGCCAGGCGCTGGGCGCGGCTTTCAAGGGTGACGGCACGCTGTTGCTGAGGCTGGCCGATTCCTACACCGGCCGGCTGCCCAACGGCACGTACAGCAACCTGCTGGAGGCGAACAGGGCCATCATGTGCGTCGACCACCCCGAGTCCGCCTGCCCGTACTGGCCGGTCAAGGGCACCAGGTTCACCAGGAAGGTGCGGGCCAAGGGGTCGCCGCCGATCGTGGTGGTGGGCACGACCCGCGACCCGGCGACGCCGTACCAGCTGGCCAAGAGGCTGGCCGCGCAGCTGGACCACGGGGTTCTGCTCACCAACGACGCCGACGGCCACCTCGCCTACCAGGGCGGCACGTCCTGCCTGGAGCGGCAGATCGACCACTACCTGATCACGACCCGCGCGCCGCGCCCCGGCGCCTGCGCCGCCGCTGCTCAGACCTGA
- a CDS encoding monovalent cation/H(+) antiporter subunit G — protein sequence MSPLDGAAAACLLLGALLALSAGAGLVRFRTTLDRMHAGTKPQVAGVLLVLLAMWLHRPTWATAGPLLLVGAAQVVTVAVAAYMVARAAYARQSSRDDGAAAPPEDGDGTALPPEDG from the coding sequence GTGAGCCCGCTCGACGGGGCGGCCGCGGCCTGCCTGCTGCTCGGCGCGCTGCTGGCGCTGTCGGCCGGCGCCGGGCTCGTGCGCTTCCGCACCACCCTGGACCGCATGCACGCGGGCACGAAGCCGCAGGTGGCGGGAGTGCTGCTGGTGCTGCTCGCCATGTGGCTGCACCGGCCCACCTGGGCGACGGCGGGGCCGCTGCTGCTGGTGGGGGCCGCTCAGGTGGTCACCGTGGCGGTCGCGGCGTACATGGTGGCGCGGGCCGCCTACGCGCGTCAGTCGTCGCGGGACGACGGCGCCGCGGCGCCGCCCGAGGATGGGGACGGCACGGCGCTGCCGCCTGAGGACGGCTGA